A region of the Kribbella sp. NBC_01245 genome:
AGCTCGGACGCGCCGTTCGCGACCTGGGGCTGACCGGTGAAGTCGGGGGTGGAGGCGACGAACGCGACCACCTTGACGACGCGCTTGATCTGGCCGAGATCACCGATCAGGGCCTTGATCGCGGCCAGGCCGTTGAGCGCGCACTGACGGGCACAGTCGACCGCCACGTCCGCCTCGACGGTGTCGCCGTTCTTACCGGTGGCGATCAGGGCGCCGTCGCGGAACGGCAGCTGGCCCGAGGTGTAGACGAGGTTCCCGGTCCGGACGGCCGGCACGTACGCCGCGACCGGCTTGGCGACCTCCGGCAGCGTCAGGCCGAGGTCCGCGAGGTTCTTCTCGGCGTCGCTCACGAGTCCTGGACCTCACGCTTGAGGTAGGCGACGAGCGACTCGGGGGTCGGCCCGGGCACGACGCAGACGAGCTCCCAGCCTTCCATGCCTACGTTGTCGAGGATCTCCTTGGTGGCGTGCACCAACAAGGGCACAGTGAAGTACTCCCACTTGGTCATGCCTGGACTCTAACCGGCCTTCGCGAACACCCTGGCCCCTAGTGGCCCGTTGGTGGGGTGCCTTGGGCGCTGCCGGCGCCCAGGCACGCACCTCGCGGCGTTGGAGTGCCGGCCACGATGCTGGGCATCGAGACCGACCCTCCGCCTTGCGATGCACGCACCTGGACGCCGCCATCGCTCAAGGCACCCCACCAACCGGCCACTAGGCTGGCCGGCATGGCGAGGCTGCATGTGGTGACGGGCAAGGGGGGCACCGGGAAGACGACGGTGGCTGCCGCGATGGCGCTGGCGCTGGCCGACGAGGGGCGCCGGGTGCTGCTGATCGAGGTGGAGGGCCGGCAAGGGCTGGCGCAGCTCTTCGACGTACCCCCGTTGCCGTACGTCGAGCGCAAGATCGCGGTCGGTCCGGGTGGTGGCGAGGTGTTCGCGCTGGCCGTCGACGCGGAGGCCGCGCTGCTCGAGTATCTCGACATGTTCTACCACCTCGGCCGGGCCGGGAAGGTGCTCGACAAGGTCGGCGCGGTCGACTTCGTCACCACCATCGCGCCGGGGCTGCGCGACGTGCTGCTGACCGGCAAGGTGTACGAGGCGACGCGGCGCAAGGCGCACGGACGGCTCGCGTACGACGCGGTGGTGCTGGACGCGCCGCCCACCGGCCGGATCACCCGGTTCCTCAACGTGAACCACGAGGTGGCGGGCCTGGCCAAGGTCGGCCCGATCCGGAACCAGGCCGACTCGATCATGGGCATGCTGCGCTCCGACATCACCCGCGTCCATCTCGTCACGCTGCTGGAGGAGATGCCGGTCCAGGAGACGCTGGACGCGGTCGAACATCTGGAAGCCCTCGACCTGCGGATCGGCTCGATCATCGTCAACATGGTCCGGCACAGCCCGCTCGACGACGACACGTTAACCCTTGCTGCCAGGGAGAAACTGCCCCTCGCGGAGTTGACCAAGGGCCTGAAGGCGGCCGGATTACCCGCGGACAAACAGACCGTCGCCGGATTGGCCGCCGAGGCGCACGACCACGCCGTACGGGTCGGACTGGAACGCGAGAACCGCGGCCGGATCGATGCCCTGGGCAAGAAAGTCGTCGATCTCGGATTGGTTGCCGACGGCATCGACACAGGCGTGCTGTTCGATCTGGCCGAGGAGCTGACCGCATGAGCCGCGAACTGGACGGCGCACTCAACCTCGATCACCTGATCGCCGATCCCGAGACCAGGATCATCGTCACCTGCGGCGCGGGCGGTGTCGGCAAAACCACCACGGCCGCCGCACTTGGCCTGCGCGCCGCTGAGCAGGGCCGCAAAGTCGTCGTACTGACGATCGACCCGGCGCGACGCCTCGCCCAGGCGCTCGGGCTGACCGAGCTCGACAACACCCCCCGCGCAGTCGCCGATATCGACGAGTCGAACGGCGGCCGGCTGGACGCGATGATGCTCGACATGAAGCGCACGTTCGACGACGTCGTGCTCGCGCATGCCTCGCCCGAGAAGGCCAAGCAGATCCTGGAGAACCCGTTCTACGTCGCGTTGTCGTCGTCG
Encoded here:
- a CDS encoding RidA family protein, which translates into the protein MSDAEKNLADLGLTLPEVAKPVAAYVPAVRTGNLVYTSGQLPFRDGALIATGKNGDTVEADVAVDCARQCALNGLAAIKALIGDLGQIKRVVKVVAFVASTPDFTGQPQVANGASELLGQVFGEAGEHARSAVGVPVLPLDAPVEVELIVEVA
- a CDS encoding ArsA-related P-loop ATPase — protein: MARLHVVTGKGGTGKTTVAAAMALALADEGRRVLLIEVEGRQGLAQLFDVPPLPYVERKIAVGPGGGEVFALAVDAEAALLEYLDMFYHLGRAGKVLDKVGAVDFVTTIAPGLRDVLLTGKVYEATRRKAHGRLAYDAVVLDAPPTGRITRFLNVNHEVAGLAKVGPIRNQADSIMGMLRSDITRVHLVTLLEEMPVQETLDAVEHLEALDLRIGSIIVNMVRHSPLDDDTLTLAAREKLPLAELTKGLKAAGLPADKQTVAGLAAEAHDHAVRVGLERENRGRIDALGKKVVDLGLVADGIDTGVLFDLAEELTA